In one window of Azoarcus olearius DNA:
- a CDS encoding ImcF-related family protein: MNPRFRRLMRISGPALLLLAAMLVLVQTLPPGWDRGGEGVLRALAAFSVVLLAGVALWAFSRRWRMRGATGAAAQARPGPASAEPGSVLRSGLRAAVESIRASDLGRRAGRNALGQLPWYGVIGAEGAGKTALIKQSGLSFPFEHLPGCPDDGDCGWFLATEAVVLDLGGRYLSDSLGDSSWLEFWRELKRLRPAQPLDGLVAAVSAAELLGGDERALHAHATRVRACIDEIQDAVGVRLPVYLVVTQLDLIGQGALPSERDAPRSPFGFAIPAVPADRTIDSVAERFALFRAGLRHHVLAAAEMHDPLTQSEQLSFSVEFDGLGARLNSFVRLLLGNNPYHVQPALRGVYFSSLPAGGGHTLLGPRTDALAQRFELDLRDTRSSGFSHDRQDAPSPARLFHDVVLPDRFFARRLRSASASPGRWAWMATSLAVVCLAVGLMTASFTGNHQLLTELAASQHAAETSGDGVPLAVELERLVALQHQLERLRRYRLAQPPWRLRFGLYQGDKVEVMLRARYFAGVRQLMLEPVAREIERELGATASAPVRRAGAGRPAGAVTANDRPPAGLPIIPLGEGAAAQPLRAAGIPPGGPALSARVRRSAGESAGIEGQYNALKTYLMLADPSRIEAEHLADQLPRFWRRWLQAERGQTPLPDIYALAQRMVDFYIEERAAPDLPVIAAEGALVARSRSALIGAMRRLPPEERIYRALLAAANVRFEPVSVTGVLRDHASDLVGGSVVVPGAFTRKAYDEYLRSAFGLSGRDLDTGTDWVLDDHAGNLAESSSGAVDPGALERRYREDFEIAWLRFLQGLTVPVFADLAAATDALGQLGDPARSPLLPLLQRAGHELGGRGRAVEGERGRMETVLARARGVLDAGRSEAVADAGPASEASPLRGVVALAGGPVEAGDPRLDGALREYLARLLKLRDRLAVVAAAGSDAEPAIRLVRATFDGRESEFPASLSFVDNELLGAMDSASRTALRPVLTQPVLRAFDALIPLVSRDLDLAWQREVLPHWRRLAETFPFSDSEHDVVPSELAEFAAQGGVLDRFVERRLEGLVSRRGQGLATRNWGDRSLALNPAFLPAAERLLAFGAALPRQGELVRFELQPMPTPGLTEIVIEIDGQSLRYRNGPQTWASFSWPGTEVQEAAVRVVDVSGAPGAVLHRRGRMALIRLLAEASVQGATPGPLQLVWNGAGAAVRFNFRSLSAASPLDLLALRKLTLPDRISR, encoded by the coding sequence ATGAATCCTCGCTTCAGGCGTTTGATGCGGATTTCCGGGCCGGCGCTGTTGCTCCTGGCGGCGATGCTGGTGCTTGTCCAGACCTTGCCGCCCGGATGGGACCGCGGGGGTGAGGGCGTCCTGCGGGCGCTTGCGGCATTTTCGGTGGTGTTGCTGGCAGGCGTTGCTCTGTGGGCCTTCTCGCGACGCTGGCGCATGCGCGGAGCAACAGGCGCGGCAGCGCAAGCGCGGCCGGGACCCGCAAGCGCCGAGCCGGGGTCTGTCCTACGCAGTGGTCTCAGGGCCGCTGTCGAATCGATTCGTGCCTCCGACCTGGGGCGCCGGGCGGGCCGCAATGCGCTCGGCCAGTTGCCCTGGTACGGCGTGATCGGGGCCGAGGGCGCGGGCAAGACCGCTTTGATCAAGCAGTCGGGCCTGAGCTTTCCTTTCGAGCACCTTCCCGGCTGCCCTGACGATGGCGATTGCGGCTGGTTTCTGGCGACGGAGGCGGTGGTGCTCGACCTTGGCGGGCGCTACCTGTCGGACTCGCTTGGCGATTCGTCCTGGTTGGAGTTCTGGCGTGAGTTGAAGCGGCTGCGTCCTGCCCAGCCGTTGGACGGCCTCGTGGCTGCTGTCAGCGCAGCGGAGCTACTGGGCGGCGACGAGCGGGCGCTCCACGCGCATGCCACCCGAGTGCGGGCCTGCATCGATGAAATCCAGGATGCGGTAGGCGTGCGCCTGCCGGTGTATCTCGTCGTCACCCAGCTCGACCTGATCGGACAGGGCGCTTTGCCATCCGAACGTGATGCGCCACGCAGCCCGTTCGGGTTCGCAATCCCCGCCGTTCCTGCGGACCGGACCATCGATTCGGTGGCCGAGAGGTTCGCGCTGTTTCGCGCCGGCCTGCGCCATCATGTCCTGGCTGCGGCCGAGATGCACGATCCACTGACGCAGTCCGAGCAGCTCAGCTTCTCGGTGGAGTTCGACGGGCTCGGAGCACGCTTGAACAGCTTCGTTCGCCTTCTGCTCGGCAATAACCCCTACCACGTACAGCCCGCCTTGCGCGGTGTCTATTTCAGTTCGCTGCCCGCGGGTGGCGGACATACGCTTCTTGGGCCGAGAACGGATGCGCTGGCGCAGCGGTTCGAACTCGACCTGCGCGATACGCGTTCTTCGGGCTTCAGCCACGACAGGCAAGACGCCCCCTCTCCGGCCAGGCTCTTCCACGACGTCGTGCTTCCCGACCGGTTTTTCGCCCGCCGGCTGAGGAGCGCCAGCGCGAGCCCGGGCCGGTGGGCGTGGATGGCGACCAGCCTCGCCGTGGTCTGCCTTGCCGTCGGTCTGATGACCGCGTCGTTTACCGGTAATCACCAGCTACTAACCGAACTCGCAGCGTCCCAGCACGCTGCGGAGACTTCCGGCGACGGCGTTCCGCTTGCCGTCGAGCTGGAACGACTCGTGGCCCTTCAGCACCAACTCGAGCGCCTTCGGCGGTACCGGTTGGCGCAACCGCCGTGGCGGCTTCGGTTCGGCCTTTATCAGGGCGACAAGGTGGAGGTAATGCTGCGCGCGCGCTACTTTGCCGGTGTGCGGCAACTGATGCTGGAACCGGTCGCGCGCGAGATCGAGCGCGAGCTGGGCGCGACGGCAAGTGCTCCCGTGAGGCGTGCGGGTGCGGGACGCCCTGCCGGGGCGGTCACGGCCAACGACCGTCCCCCGGCGGGGCTGCCGATCATTCCCCTCGGCGAGGGGGCGGCGGCGCAGCCGCTGCGGGCGGCGGGAATTCCCCCTGGCGGCCCGGCGTTGTCGGCGCGAGTCCGCCGCTCCGCGGGTGAGTCTGCCGGCATCGAGGGGCAATACAACGCGCTCAAGACCTATCTGATGCTCGCCGATCCCTCCCGTATCGAGGCTGAGCATCTGGCTGATCAGTTGCCGCGCTTCTGGCGCCGCTGGCTTCAGGCCGAACGGGGCCAGACGCCTTTGCCGGATATCTACGCGCTCGCGCAGCGCATGGTGGACTTCTACATCGAAGAGCGGGCGGCGCCTGACCTCCCCGTGATCGCTGCTGAAGGCGCGCTCGTTGCGCGATCACGCTCCGCCCTGATAGGCGCAATGCGGCGCCTGCCGCCCGAGGAGCGGATCTATCGCGCGCTGCTTGCTGCCGCGAATGTGAGATTCGAGCCGGTGTCCGTCACCGGGGTCCTTCGCGATCACGCTAGCGACCTGGTCGGTGGCAGCGTTGTCGTGCCCGGCGCGTTCACCCGCAAGGCATACGACGAATACCTGCGCTCGGCATTTGGCCTTTCCGGGCGGGACCTCGACACCGGCACCGACTGGGTTCTCGACGACCACGCCGGAAATCTAGCGGAATCCAGCAGCGGCGCCGTCGACCCCGGGGCGCTGGAGCGCCGCTACCGCGAGGACTTCGAGATTGCGTGGCTCAGGTTCCTGCAGGGACTGACGGTGCCCGTCTTCGCGGACCTTGCGGCCGCAACGGACGCGCTCGGACAGCTCGGCGACCCCGCGAGGTCGCCGTTGCTGCCGCTGCTGCAGCGGGCGGGTCACGAACTGGGCGGGCGGGGACGCGCGGTGGAGGGGGAGAGGGGGCGCATGGAAACCGTGCTGGCGCGCGCCCGCGGCGTGCTGGACGCCGGGCGGAGTGAGGCGGTAGCCGACGCAGGTCCGGCATCGGAAGCCAGCCCGCTGCGAGGCGTCGTGGCACTGGCGGGCGGACCGGTGGAAGCAGGCGACCCGCGCCTCGACGGGGCGCTAAGGGAATACCTCGCCCGGCTGTTGAAGCTGCGAGACCGTCTGGCCGTCGTCGCTGCCGCGGGGAGCGACGCCGAGCCTGCCATACGGCTCGTCCGCGCAACCTTCGACGGCCGGGAGTCCGAGTTTCCGGCCAGCCTCTCGTTCGTCGACAACGAGTTGCTGGGGGCGATGGATTCCGCCTCCCGAACGGCTTTGCGACCGGTCCTGACGCAGCCCGTGCTGAGAGCGTTCGATGCGCTGATCCCGCTCGTGAGCCGCGATCTCGATCTTGCCTGGCAACGCGAAGTGTTGCCGCACTGGCGCCGGCTGGCCGAGACTTTTCCCTTCTCCGACAGCGAGCACGATGTGGTGCCGTCCGAACTTGCGGAGTTCGCGGCACAGGGGGGTGTGCTCGACAGGTTTGTCGAGCGCCGTCTCGAAGGACTTGTAAGCCGACGCGGCCAGGGGCTGGCAACGCGGAACTGGGGAGATCGCAGCCTCGCCCTCAATCCGGCCTTCCTCCCCGCAGCGGAGCGATTGCTCGCGTTCGGTGCGGCGCTGCCGCGTCAGGGGGAACTGGTTCGCTTCGAACTGCAGCCGATGCCGACGCCCGGGCTCACCGAAATCGTGATCGAAATCGATGGCCAGAGTCTGCGCTACCGCAACGGGCCCCAGACCTGGGCGAGTTTCAGTTGGCCGGGCACTGAGGTGCAGGAGGCCGCGGTGCGCGTCGTCGACGTGTCCGGGGCGCCAGGCGCGGTTCTTCACCGTCGCGGGCGCATGGCGCTGATCCGGCTGCTGGCCGAGGCCTCCGTCCAGGGCGCCACGCCGGGCCCGCTGCAACTTGTGTGGAATGGCGCGGGCGCTGCGGTGCGCTTCAATTTCCGCAGCCTTTCCGCGGCTTCACCGCTCGATCTGCTGGCCTTGCGCAAGCTGACGTTGCCCGACCGGATCAGCCGTTGA
- the tssB gene encoding type VI secretion system contractile sheath small subunit: MVRESTQKKLSRVRPPRVQITYDVEVGDAIETKELPFVLGVLGDYTGHAREQLPRLKERKFVAIDRDNFDDVMKALAPRLGLRVPNRLSAEGGLLGVELGFAAMEDFEPQNVVAQFTPLRRLLEARQRLAELRNKLVGSERFEALLNEAVADRDALQALKGELDARGGTHDGAR; the protein is encoded by the coding sequence ATGGTCCGAGAAAGTACCCAGAAGAAGCTGTCGCGCGTGCGTCCGCCCCGCGTGCAAATCACGTATGACGTCGAGGTCGGAGATGCCATCGAAACCAAGGAGCTGCCTTTCGTACTGGGGGTGCTGGGCGACTACACCGGGCATGCACGGGAGCAGCTGCCCCGGCTCAAGGAAAGGAAGTTCGTCGCCATCGACCGCGACAACTTCGACGACGTCATGAAGGCGCTCGCCCCTCGGCTGGGGCTGCGGGTGCCCAACCGGCTGTCCGCCGAAGGCGGCCTGCTCGGCGTAGAGCTGGGGTTCGCAGCGATGGAGGATTTCGAGCCGCAGAACGTGGTGGCGCAGTTCACCCCGCTGCGGCGCTTGCTCGAGGCGCGGCAGCGTTTGGCCGAACTGCGCAACAAGCTGGTGGGCAGCGAACGCTTCGAAGCCCTGCTCAACGAAGCCGTCGCTGACCGCGACGCCCTGCAGGCACTGAAGGGAGAACTGGACGCTCGCGGGGGGACGCATGACGGCGCGCGATGA
- the tssC gene encoding type VI secretion system contractile sheath large subunit: MTARDEHLVRTSASPQVEAEGAGLLDSLIARSRVAVDEAEHDRTRDLIGELVQEVMSGALPLTCDLAASIDARIAELDELISAQLNEIMHDPEFQRLEGSWRGLKYLVDAAETGPMLKLRMLNVSKKELIKDFRQAAEFDQGALFKKVYEEEYGTFGGAPFAALVGDYEFSRHPEDLYLLEELAHVAAAAHAPFIGAVAPAMFGLDNFAELGRPRDLSRIFETVEYAKWKSFRASDDSRYVGLVLPHVLGRLPYGRDTHPVDAFNFEEDVDGSDHAKYLWTSAVYSYASRLTAAFAQFGWLAAIRGVEGGGLVEDLPLHTFRTDDGEIGAKCPTELAITDRNEKLLADLGFIALTHCKNSDYAAFFSGQSVQRPRTYNTDAANANARLSAQLPYIFAASRIAHYLKAMMRDKVGSFASRQNVQDFLNAWLAQYVLLDDAASQEAKSKYPLREARVEVVEVPGRPGAYRAAAFLRPHFQLDELTISLRLVAELPQPAR; this comes from the coding sequence ATGACGGCGCGCGATGAACACCTGGTGCGCACGAGCGCTTCTCCCCAGGTCGAGGCAGAGGGTGCCGGACTGCTGGATTCGCTGATTGCGCGCAGTCGGGTCGCGGTGGATGAGGCAGAGCACGACCGCACCCGCGACCTCATCGGCGAACTCGTTCAGGAGGTCATGAGCGGGGCCCTGCCGCTGACCTGCGACCTTGCGGCATCGATCGACGCCCGCATCGCCGAGCTGGATGAACTCATCTCGGCACAGCTCAACGAGATCATGCACGACCCCGAGTTCCAGCGACTCGAAGGAAGCTGGCGCGGGCTCAAGTACCTGGTCGACGCCGCAGAGACCGGGCCGATGCTCAAGCTGCGCATGCTCAATGTGTCCAAGAAGGAGTTGATCAAGGACTTCCGGCAGGCGGCGGAGTTCGATCAGGGGGCCTTGTTCAAGAAGGTGTACGAGGAGGAGTACGGCACCTTCGGCGGCGCCCCCTTCGCGGCGCTGGTCGGGGACTACGAGTTTTCCCGCCATCCCGAGGATCTCTATCTGCTCGAGGAACTGGCGCACGTCGCCGCCGCGGCGCACGCCCCGTTCATCGGGGCCGTGGCGCCGGCGATGTTCGGGCTGGACAACTTCGCCGAACTGGGCCGGCCGCGCGATCTCTCGCGGATCTTCGAAACCGTCGAGTACGCAAAGTGGAAGTCCTTCCGCGCGAGCGACGATTCGCGCTATGTGGGGCTGGTACTGCCGCATGTGCTGGGGCGGCTGCCCTATGGGCGGGATACCCATCCGGTGGATGCGTTCAACTTCGAGGAGGACGTGGATGGCAGCGACCACGCCAAGTATCTGTGGACCAGCGCGGTCTATTCCTATGCGAGCCGCCTGACCGCTGCCTTTGCCCAGTTCGGCTGGCTCGCCGCCATACGGGGCGTTGAAGGGGGCGGGCTGGTTGAGGATCTGCCGCTCCATACCTTCCGTACCGACGACGGCGAAATCGGCGCCAAGTGCCCGACCGAGCTTGCCATTACGGACCGCAACGAAAAGCTGCTGGCCGACCTGGGGTTCATCGCGCTGACGCACTGCAAGAACAGCGACTACGCCGCGTTTTTCAGCGGCCAGTCGGTACAGCGTCCGCGTACCTACAACACCGATGCCGCCAATGCCAATGCGCGCTTGTCGGCCCAACTGCCCTACATCTTTGCCGCGTCGCGGATCGCGCATTACCTGAAGGCGATGATGCGCGACAAGGTGGGCAGTTTCGCCTCGCGCCAGAACGTCCAGGACTTCCTCAACGCGTGGCTCGCTCAGTACGTGTTGCTCGACGACGCAGCCTCCCAGGAAGCGAAGTCCAAGTACCCGCTGCGGGAGGCGCGGGTCGAGGTGGTCGAGGTGCCGGGGCGCCCCGGCGCCTACCGCGCAGCAGCCTTCCTGCGCCCCCATTTCCAGCTCGACGAACTGACGATTTCCCTGCGCCTGGTTGCGGAGCTGCCCCAACCCGCGCGCTGA
- a CDS encoding Hcp family type VI secretion system effector translates to MAFDAFLRIEGIPGESTDDKHQDWIEVLSFNHSMEQPASATASSVGGATAERVNHGSFEVTHLLDQASPKIYDACCTGKHIKEVTLELCRAGGDKVKYMEVKLEQVVISKVVPAGAANDQGFPQEKISFSYGRIKWTYTRQKRDDGTGGGNVSAGWDLTANKAVA, encoded by the coding sequence ATGGCATTCGACGCATTTCTCCGCATCGAGGGTATCCCCGGCGAGAGCACCGACGACAAGCACCAGGACTGGATCGAGGTCCTGTCCTTCAACCACAGCATGGAACAGCCAGCGTCCGCCACGGCCAGTTCGGTCGGCGGCGCCACCGCGGAACGCGTCAATCACGGCAGTTTCGAGGTCACTCACCTGCTCGACCAGGCCAGCCCGAAGATCTACGACGCCTGCTGCACCGGCAAGCACATCAAGGAGGTCACGCTCGAACTGTGCCGCGCAGGCGGTGACAAGGTGAAGTACATGGAGGTGAAGCTCGAGCAGGTCGTCATTTCCAAGGTCGTTCCCGCCGGCGCGGCCAATGACCAGGGCTTCCCGCAGGAGAAGATCTCATTCAGCTACGGCCGTATCAAATGGACCTACACCCGCCAGAAGCGCGACGACGGCACGGGCGGCGGAAACGTCAGCGCCGGTTGGGACCTGACCGCGAACAAGGCGGTGGCGTGA
- a CDS encoding OmpA family protein, producing the protein MARIGLSHRVRTRARGAAGALLVAVLLSACAGAPPQAEPAAEVEPPRPAPESPVVAPAGEPEPAVAGRHTFRFDTLSVALSESEKARVATLAEQVRGARAVVVRGSCDRNAVGNAREAAIARALAVRHVLVENGVPAAKIRTRYSTEDGTHAVVLRVN; encoded by the coding sequence ATGGCGCGGATCGGCCTTTCGCACAGGGTGCGGACACGTGCGCGCGGCGCGGCCGGCGCGCTGCTGGTCGCCGTCTTGCTGTCTGCGTGTGCGGGTGCGCCTCCGCAAGCGGAGCCCGCGGCCGAGGTGGAACCGCCGCGCCCGGCGCCGGAGTCCCCGGTCGTCGCGCCCGCCGGTGAGCCCGAGCCTGCCGTGGCGGGCCGCCATACCTTCCGTTTCGACACCTTGAGCGTGGCCTTGAGCGAGAGCGAAAAGGCCCGCGTTGCCACCCTTGCGGAGCAGGTCCGCGGCGCGCGTGCGGTGGTCGTACGCGGCTCCTGCGATCGCAACGCGGTGGGAAACGCAAGGGAAGCGGCGATTGCCCGTGCGCTGGCGGTGCGCCACGTGTTGGTGGAGAACGGCGTGCCGGCGGCAAAGATCCGGACCCGCTATAGCACCGAGGATGGCACCCACGCGGTGGTGCTGCGCGTGAACTAG
- a CDS encoding type VI secretion system Vgr family protein, whose protein sequence is MTDSLRSAAADLLSVADAISFLPATRLVELRFAGGGPEGGPLIALSAYGDEGLNMCHRITVRCVAVDARIELMTMLGLRAAIGIRTADGRERIRCGVVTAGVALGADGGFAAYEITVEPPLALLRHRWGSRVFQALTVPEIVRALVEEHRGRNPIFNAGLGLRFDLQRRYECRSYCVQYHESDLEFVERLLAEEGIGWRFDHEEDAAGAGPSTLLVLFDAADSLPPAEPPSVRFHRGNASETEDSVTSWSAQRSVGAGRTTLTSFDYKPAATTTARAEGAGEDGGDATSLEQALEDFRPQTLHYAATVDGLAAYAALRQQARDAERNTFEADGDARGLTAGAWFQLEGHPRHEHEPGEERRFVVTRLTFVARSNLPVHSSLMDAAGEGRAWAGAGKTPYQIRLTAVRRGQASAGIFPPRRDLRPTARGPQSAIVVGPHDEEVHTDEYGRIRIQFHWQRQEDHPDGGAAYDERSSCWVRVALPSAGIAWGHQFIPRVGQEVLVDFLDGDIDRPVVTGVLGNGCHPPVRFSGVGALPANKALSGIKSREHGGAGFNELVFDDTAGQLRARLSTEHAASQLNLGCLVHPRENGQATVRGDGAELRTDGAAAVRGARGVLVSAHGRPRAAGRQLAREELMELLEQARELARTLSDYAGSHQGVPAESSGADALLQAVRQWDGDRAEGADRERGDGLVCAAAPEGIVIATGATLISCAAEDHEVCASHQLRLTAGEGLVANAGAGIGLFAQSGDLRSIAHQGLHLTQAQQGDVMTEAARNVRVSAAEGEVLISAPVIRLVAEDGSFLRLGGGITLGTEGAVQVKAARHSLGGPATDSIDLPVFDRAGADQRFALLYPSAAAAEPQPAGGRRYEITLKDGRVVAGTADAEGRTDMLTSEAMQVAHIRVFDR, encoded by the coding sequence GTGACCGACTCGCTTCGATCCGCTGCCGCCGACCTGTTGTCGGTGGCAGACGCTATTTCATTCCTGCCGGCGACGCGTCTGGTCGAACTGCGCTTCGCCGGCGGCGGCCCAGAAGGCGGCCCCTTGATCGCATTGAGCGCGTATGGCGACGAGGGGCTCAACATGTGCCACCGGATCACGGTGCGCTGCGTCGCGGTGGACGCACGGATCGAGCTGATGACCATGCTCGGCCTGCGCGCGGCGATCGGGATCCGCACCGCGGACGGACGGGAGCGGATTCGATGCGGGGTGGTGACCGCGGGGGTTGCACTTGGTGCTGACGGCGGCTTTGCGGCTTACGAGATCACGGTGGAGCCGCCACTTGCGCTGTTGCGCCACCGGTGGGGCAGCAGGGTGTTTCAGGCGCTGACCGTGCCGGAGATCGTCCGGGCACTGGTTGAGGAACACCGGGGCCGCAACCCCATCTTCAATGCCGGCCTGGGGCTACGCTTCGATCTCCAGCGCCGCTACGAGTGCCGCTCCTACTGCGTGCAGTATCACGAGTCCGACCTCGAGTTCGTCGAACGCCTGCTCGCGGAAGAGGGCATCGGCTGGCGCTTCGACCACGAAGAGGACGCAGCGGGGGCCGGGCCCTCGACCCTGTTGGTGCTGTTTGACGCCGCAGACAGTCTCCCGCCCGCGGAGCCCCCATCGGTCCGCTTCCACCGCGGCAACGCCAGCGAAACAGAGGACAGCGTCACGTCGTGGTCGGCGCAGCGCAGCGTCGGCGCGGGGCGCACGACGCTGACCAGTTTCGACTACAAGCCCGCCGCTACTACCACCGCGCGTGCCGAGGGCGCGGGTGAAGACGGTGGCGACGCCACTTCGCTCGAGCAGGCGCTGGAGGATTTCCGGCCGCAGACCCTGCACTATGCGGCCACGGTCGATGGCCTCGCCGCATACGCGGCACTCCGCCAGCAGGCGCGGGATGCGGAGCGCAATACCTTCGAGGCGGACGGGGATGCGCGTGGGCTGACGGCAGGGGCGTGGTTCCAGCTGGAGGGGCACCCGCGCCACGAGCATGAACCGGGCGAAGAACGTCGCTTCGTGGTGACGCGCCTGACGTTCGTTGCGCGCAGCAATCTTCCCGTCCATTCCTCGCTGATGGACGCGGCGGGCGAGGGCCGCGCCTGGGCAGGGGCCGGAAAGACGCCTTATCAGATCCGGCTGACGGCGGTGCGTCGGGGGCAGGCGTCTGCCGGCATCTTTCCGCCGCGTCGCGACCTGCGCCCCACCGCGCGTGGGCCTCAGAGCGCAATCGTGGTCGGGCCGCATGACGAAGAGGTTCACACCGACGAGTACGGCCGCATCCGCATCCAGTTCCACTGGCAGCGGCAGGAAGATCACCCAGACGGCGGAGCCGCTTACGACGAGCGTTCCTCCTGCTGGGTGCGCGTCGCGCTGCCCAGCGCGGGCATCGCCTGGGGGCATCAGTTCATTCCGCGCGTCGGCCAGGAGGTCCTGGTGGATTTCCTTGACGGCGACATCGACCGGCCGGTGGTGACCGGCGTGCTGGGCAACGGGTGTCACCCTCCGGTCCGCTTTTCCGGGGTCGGCGCGCTGCCCGCCAACAAGGCTCTGTCCGGGATCAAGTCGCGGGAGCACGGCGGCGCGGGCTTCAACGAGCTGGTGTTCGACGACACGGCGGGGCAACTGCGGGCACGGCTGAGCACGGAACACGCAGCGTCGCAGCTGAACCTCGGCTGCCTTGTCCATCCCCGCGAAAACGGGCAGGCGACGGTCCGGGGTGACGGGGCAGAGCTGCGTACCGACGGCGCTGCCGCGGTTCGGGGTGCCCGCGGCGTGCTGGTAAGTGCGCATGGACGGCCGCGCGCGGCCGGCCGCCAACTGGCACGGGAAGAGTTGATGGAACTGCTGGAGCAGGCGCGCGAACTCGCGCGCACGCTGTCCGATTACGCGGGCAGCCACCAGGGCGTTCCTGCCGAGAGCAGTGGCGCCGACGCGCTGCTGCAGGCAGTGCGTCAATGGGATGGGGATCGCGCCGAGGGTGCAGACCGGGAGCGCGGTGACGGACTCGTTTGCGCGGCCGCGCCCGAGGGAATCGTGATTGCGACCGGTGCGACGCTGATCAGTTGTGCGGCCGAGGATCACGAGGTCTGTGCCAGCCACCAGCTCCGGCTGACCGCAGGGGAAGGCTTGGTAGCGAATGCGGGCGCCGGCATCGGGCTCTTCGCCCAGTCGGGCGACCTGCGCTCGATCGCTCATCAGGGCCTGCATCTGACCCAGGCCCAGCAGGGCGACGTGATGACCGAAGCCGCCCGCAACGTCCGCGTTTCCGCGGCCGAAGGTGAAGTCCTGATCAGCGCGCCGGTCATCCGGCTCGTGGCCGAGGACGGCTCCTTCCTCCGGTTGGGAGGCGGCATCACGCTGGGAACCGAAGGTGCGGTGCAGGTCAAGGCCGCGCGCCACAGCCTGGGCGGTCCCGCCACCGACAGCATTGATCTGCCGGTCTTCGACCGTGCCGGCGCCGACCAGCGCTTCGCGTTGCTCTACCCCAGCGCCGCAGCTGCGGAGCCGCAGCCTGCCGGCGGACGGCGATACGAGATCACGCTGAAGGATGGGCGCGTCGTGGCCGGCACTGCCGACGCCGAGGGCAGGACCGACATGCTGACGAGCGAGGCCATGCAGGTGGCCCACATCCGTGTCTTCGACCGCTGA